Proteins from a single region of Argopecten irradians isolate NY chromosome 7, Ai_NY, whole genome shotgun sequence:
- the LOC138327835 gene encoding uncharacterized protein, giving the protein MSTARSRSGKRHKCVAFGCGNGPSDEHVSLHKFPLDNPALCRIWTNFVKTTRAKWAGPTTNSKLCSSHFTKECFPMRYAIMESMGHPQTKRRTVNRDAIPTIHCCKVLSTNKDSTRTDTQGEMYGSKSSTPKPRTAFIKRENARIIADYEKRRLTQMKTEKEEAENAATSQDEVHDKNANEIKRGIYGSGDTFESNSKTQNSKPASGLQFVTTESGLKIVMNCATPIDNQGQFLSNYENKQLNTSMSSLLSTSSTQPKPAVIQKCKSPIHLIPVVPVAFEKVTGDIKDNMSNYTDTPRKDNSGVNTQPTPVGLVPSGLMLPYGKSPMLIYPISTSTRKTLICRKRMLDQEEKPCTFLKAQFKKEGDQSENQFSYHQGSSVNDNDESNGNQTPGENLTGVVIKEEPPWDNVGETQSKWPSENPGMDGGNCQLVGNTPTQCVYSSEENHEVPLEMSVTSIKEEPQDSDPDDSEMESEHVTLQHHVSSHPKKDPRHQWKCVLIKEEPKD; this is encoded by the exons ATGTCGACTGCGAGATCTAGATCTGGTAAAAGACATAAATGTGTAGCATTTGGCTGCGGGAACGGGCCTAGTGACGAGCATGTGTCCCTCCACAAGTTCCCATTGGATAATCCAGCACTTTGTAGGATATGGACGAATTTTGTGAAGACAACGAGAGCCAAATGGGCTGGCCCTACTACAAACTCAAAACTATGCTCGAGCCATTTTACCAAGGAATGTTTCCCGATGCGGTATGCAATAATGGAGTCGATGGGACATCCTCAAACTAAAAGAAGAACTGTCAACAGAGACGCTATTCCGACCATTCATTGTTGTAAAGTTTTATCAACTAATAAGGACTCCACGAGAACAGATACACAGGGGGAAATGTATGGTAGTAAATCGTCCACTCCAAAACCCAGGACAGCATTTATAAAACGAGAAAATGCTAGA ATTATAGCTGATTATGAGAAACGACGTTTGACTCAAATGAAGACTGAGAAAGAAGAAGCTGAGAATGCTGCTACAAGCCAAGACGAAGTTCACGACAAAAACGCCAACGAGATCAAGAGAGGGATTTATGGAAGTGGTGACACATTTGAAAGTAATTCCAAAACACAGAATTCAAAACCAGCATCAGGACTTCAATTTGTTACCACTGAATCAGGTTTAAAAATTGTTATGAATTGTGCTACACCAATTGATAACCAAGGCCAGTTTCTGAGTAACTATGAGAACAAACAGCTCAATACCAGTATGTCCAGTTTACTGTCTACTTCGTCCACACAGCCTAAACCAGCTGTGATCCAAAAATGTAAATCACCCATTCATCTCATACCTGTAGTACCTGTAGCATTTGAAAAAGTGACAGGTGACATCAAGGACAACATGTCTAACTACACTGACACACcaaggaaagataactctgGAGTTAACACACAACCTACACCAGTAGGTCTTGTACCATCAGGATTAATGTTGCCGTATGGTAAATCTCCAATGTTAATTTATCCCATATCTACTTCAACTAGAAAAACTCTGATATGCAGAAAGAGAATGTTAGATCAGGAAGAAAAACCATGTACTTTTCTTAAAGCCCAATTTAAGAAGGAAGGAGACCAAAGTGAAAACCAATTCTCCTATCATCAAGGTTCTAGTGTTAATGACAATGATGAAAGTAATGGTAATCAAACACCAGGTGAAAATTTAACAGGTGTAGTGATCAAGGAGGAGCCGCCGTGGGACAATGTGGGGGAGACACAATCAAAATGGCCGTCAGAAAACCCGGGAATGGACGGTGGAAACTGTCAACTTGTCGGTAACACTCCGACACAGTGTGTCTATTCATCAGAGGAAAATCATGAGGTTCCACTGGAAATGTCTGTTACTTCAATCAAGGAGGAACCACAGGATTCTGATCCAGATGATTCAGAAATGGAGTCAGAACATGTCACACTCCAACACCATGTTTCCAGTCATCCGAAAAAAGATCCCAGGCATCAATGGAAATGTGTGTTAATCAAGGAGGAACCAAAAGACTAA